The region AATAAGACACCTTTAACGCAATAACATTGCGAACAATCTTATCGTTACTCCAGAAAGCTGGGTGATTAAAAATGAAAGCTTGAAGAGCACTGAAACATCAGAAAATTAGAATTTATAATGTGAGTTCTTAATAATGAATGTAGCAAGCATTCATGAGTAAATAATAAGAATGACATAAAACTATTACTGCACAACCATCTCTTTGGTAACCAAAGTACTTCCCATCTAGCAAGGAAGGATCTTAGATTCGCTTTTTTCTACCAAACTAAGGAAATCAAAGATGGAAAGTGAGGGAACAACACAAAATAATTAGAACATTCAACATTTTATGGTCCATCTCAACATAATAACAGCCAAAATACAAGTCAAATCACATAGGTAGAACCTGAGcagaatttgaaatcaaataattcaTGATGACCAGGAAATTATCTTTATTCCAAACATAGGACACATACATTATTGATTAATTTAAGAACAAGGGATGTTTGAGTTAAGATTCATGAAAGCTTGTCTACAGCATTGCAATCAACTCAAAAAACATAAACCTACACACTCACTGAAACTACAAGTCATAAgattagaaaaacaaaaattccaTTCAGCCATTAACTTAAAAGACAAAGAAGATGGAGAAATAACCATAGATTGGTTGCACCAATCAttacttaaaaacaaataaaatcacatCCATTGAATCTAAAATTAAGCATCTAGGTGGAAAATCATAGGTTCCTCAACAAGTCAATATAGTTGTTTGAGAAAATACAATCTTTAAATCAATTTTCCAGCTCATCAAATATGAAAACCGGCACAAAAGATAAATCAGAAGATTGCTATTTATGCTTATGAAACTATGTCAAAAGCAAATATGTCCACATCAGAATATAAGAGATCAACTTTTACCCTGTGGGCAGTTCTTCTCTCGAGATAATTTCGAGAAAATGTGACAAGTCCCTAGGACAGGGATCGCTTCCACGCATCTCGCTCTTATAACAGATTTTATTGCAGCAAAATCAGCCTTAATGGTGTCAGAATCCCCAACAAGATCGTACTGCCTATTTATAAGCATTGATGTTCCgtcatatataataatattgtcTGAAGTTATTCTCCCGTGAGCTTTCCCTTGTAGATAAAGGATCCTAAAGTCTTTTAGAAATCCTCTGCATGAGTTACAAAGGACATTGTCAATATAACTATGAAATTGAAAAGCAATAGTGGAGAGTTTATATAAACAAACCTAATTAGAGCTTTTGCTTTATCTGTAAGGCGTGCAACTGGAACAGCTGTAACTACCCGATTCTGATCCATTTTCAACCAAGCTCTTAAAGTAATAGGTTCAGGATGCTTCATAGTGATAAATAAAATGACAATTGTTACCATGTAAACAAaactataatataaaataaaaagttactaAAAATCACATAACATaaggattttaaaaaataattccaGATTTTAACGAAAATGAGAAATCTTTGCAACATAAAAAACactattaaatatttgtattcTTTTacattctgtaatttttttagtactCACCTGAATGGGGCTCTTTTTTAGTTCCTTAATATGAAAAGAGAGGCGGCTCCGGATTGAAGAATTCTTTGTCTTTCTACTAAACTGCTcgagttcaaaagctgcttctTCGAGTTCACGAATTGCTTCTTCTTGCACAGAATTCTTCATCTCTGTTTGTGAGGCCATCACATAAGAAACACATTAAGAACCAAGGTTGATGAGCTATTCAATTTGTAATGATAATGCAGCTTTTATTTCTAAATGGATATAGTATAAAATAAATgcaaatggttggatttgtacCTTTGCTTTGTTTCCCTCTATTTTTCTTTGGCATATTTGTTTGGGAGATGGATTGCTATTTTTCCTTGCGATGTGGAAAGTGAAGATGCAACCCTGAACCCACAATGTTCAATATCCTTCTACAATTACTCAAAACAATAGCATCACAACGGCAAATGAAGAAAGACGAGTGGGATTGATGTACTGTAAACTAATCCTCTCTAAACGGCTGAACTCGAAGCTGCCTCTATGCCTGCAGtcataaataaacaaaagaatTGAATAATTTGTTTTCTGCTTTTTGCTTTAATGTTACTGTAGAAATCGAATTGGCAAGACAGAAAAATCCGAGCTACTTATACAAATGCTGAGATAAGAAGAAGTATGACTCGACTAATTGAGCAACTTTTGACGAATTTATGCACAAAATACACATACACGGGCACTGTCCACCTTGCCTCAAGAAGAATACAGAATAGAgctatgaataaaataaattgatgcaatgaaaccaaactaaaaaaacTGCAAATGCACAATTTTAAACATCAAACCACCACAAGCACAATTCATGacttttttgaaatattattaacaACTAGAGCATGACTTATCAAGTATGACAAGCAAGTAACAATTAGTTTTCCTCGTGTCAAGTGGCGCAAAAGGATCAACCCAGCAATTGACGCATATCGtaagaataaaagaaaaacctATAGCAACGGACAAGGTTAATCCTCAAAAATCAGCagctttaaataaattatatactaGTTTAAGAATCAATGCTCAACAAATTAGGAATCTTCTAATGTTAATGCCAACCCTCCAGAAATTCAAGAAACATGGACAAACACAATCAGACCAAATCAATCCCACTTACAGTAAATACAGTTATTGAATCGTTTACTGCAAGacttaaaatgcaaaaatacaaaatccgATAACAAAAATTATAGGTAATAGCCAaagattaaaaaagaaaatttcgACGAATTTACGTAcaaaatacacatatatatGGGCATTGTCCGGCATTTGAATAGAAGCAGAACatcaaattgataaattaaCGGTTAAACATAGCATTTGAATCTCAATTAACAGTTAAACATGGGATTAAACATGTATGCAGTTCACGAATGAATGCCTAAATCAGCGGAACTAAATAAACTTATTCCAAAGcttataaaattactaaataaacACAGTTATTGAATCGTTTACTGCAACCT is a window of Mercurialis annua linkage group LG2, ddMerAnnu1.2, whole genome shotgun sequence DNA encoding:
- the LOC126669540 gene encoding uncharacterized protein LOC126669540 isoform X1, which produces MPKKNRGKQSKEMKNSVQEEAIRELEEAAFELEQFSRKTKNSSIRSRLSFHIKELKKSPIQHPEPITLRAWLKMDQNRVVTAVPVARLTDKAKALIRGFLKDFRILYLQGKAHGRITSDNIIIYDGTSMLINRQYDLVGDSDTIKADFAAIKSVIRARCVEAIPVLGTCHIFSKLSREKNCPQVLFKLSFLITQLSGVTIRLFAMLLR